The genomic stretch TTGGGTGATACGGTGCTGCTACTTCAGAGCGACGCTGGTGATATGGCTGACCAGCGCACATTGGCCAAGCAGATTGCACAGCATTGGCCACGCCTTGACGTACTGTACGTAAATGCAGGTGATGTGTCGCACCGCCCGTTACAGGAGTGGGATGAAGCGACGTATGACCGGCTCATGGATACCAATCTCAAAGGCCCATTCTTTCTCATTCAGTCCTTACTGCCCTTGCTGGCAAATCCGTCTTCCGTCATTTTGTGTGGTTCGGTCAGTGCACATATAGGCCTGCCGCAAAGCAGCGTCTATGCTGCCAGCAAGGCAGGATTACTCTCGCTAGCCCGCACCTTGTCCGGCGAACTTGCAGGAAGAGGCATTCGGGTCAATGGCTTAAGCCCAGGCCCGACTGAGACGGCGGCCCTAGGCAAGCTGGGGCTTCCACCACAGGAAGAGGACGCCTTACGTGAACAGATTAAGCATCTCGTCCCCATCGGCCGTCTGGGTACGCCGTGGGAATTGGCAAAAGCGGCGGTATTCCTGGCCTGCGATGAGTCCAGTTTTGTCGTCGGCACTGAACTGCAAGTTGATGGTGGCGTGGGCAACCTCTAAGTACACCGTTTCCCCCGTCCTTGATGCATGTACCTTCTCTGCGTCTGTCGCAAAGTTTGCTAGACTAGGCCCGTTTTCACGTGATACCGAGGCAATATGTTAGAGTTTGAAGGCAAGGTCATCGAAACCGATGCCCAGGGATATCTGAAAGATAGCGGCGACTGGCAGGAAGACATGGCTCCACTATTAGCAGAGCAGGAAGGCATCACGCTCACCGAGGCGCACTGGGAAGTGGTGCGTTTTGTCCGGGCGTTTTACCTCGAATTTAATACATCCCCTGCTATCCGTATGCTGGTTAAAGCCATGGCCCAAAAATACGGTGAGGAAAAAGGCAACAGCCGTTATCTTTATCGTCTGTTTCCCAAAGGCCCGGCCAAGCAGGCGACC from Dickeya zeae NCPPB 2538 encodes the following:
- the tusE gene encoding sulfurtransferase TusE, with product MLEFEGKVIETDAQGYLKDSGDWQEDMAPLLAEQEGITLTEAHWEVVRFVRAFYLEFNTSPAIRMLVKAMAQKYGEEKGNSRYLYRLFPKGPAKQATKIAGLPKPVKCI
- a CDS encoding SDR family oxidoreductase, with product MLRLQDKYTLITGGTSGIGLETARQFLKEGAMVAITGRNQESLSAAGRELGDTVLLLQSDAGDMADQRTLAKQIAQHWPRLDVLYVNAGDVSHRPLQEWDEATYDRLMDTNLKGPFFLIQSLLPLLANPSSVILCGSVSAHIGLPQSSVYAASKAGLLSLARTLSGELAGRGIRVNGLSPGPTETAALGKLGLPPQEEDALREQIKHLVPIGRLGTPWELAKAAVFLACDESSFVVGTELQVDGGVGNL